A window from Gemmatimonas sp. UBA7669 encodes these proteins:
- a CDS encoding sigma-54-dependent transcriptional regulator, which translates to MITPSASTSSPEPTPAALGSPVRVLIAEDETHLGTILEQFLLARGFQVSIVRDGRTALERLRTEAFDVALLDVVMPELDGLEVLRQVREEPLPPEIIVITGNGTIETAIAALKLGAYDFLSKPYRMAEIEVLVRRAWEKRMLARDNVVLRSQLDRQAPAPVFLTQFAPLLAVRHMLTKVAASTSPVLITGESGTGKDLVARLLHAEGGRPSGPFIAINCAGLEESRLELELFGVEKGAYPGAEQRKLGLFELAAGGTLYLDNVGDLDLKLQGKLLRALETGSFFRVGGTQQVAVDVRVVASTTRDLSRMVQAETFRDDLLHRINTIRIALPPLRDRATDIAPLARHFLELLAPRAEQGRPALRLSDDAVAALERYRWPGNVRELRNVMERAALLATHDTVQAGDLPLGTDVGAAARPTPVQGTARIPEPAPMAATMTTTMTSTMTASAPNAGEVLSLGELEKRHIHDVLERTNWHQGRAADLLGISPKTLYRKIREYGFARPGGRSI; encoded by the coding sequence ATGATCACACCGTCCGCAAGCACGTCATCGCCTGAACCGACCCCCGCTGCGCTGGGGTCGCCGGTGCGCGTGCTCATTGCCGAAGACGAAACACACCTCGGCACCATTCTCGAGCAGTTCCTTCTGGCGCGCGGTTTTCAGGTGAGCATCGTGCGTGATGGCCGCACCGCGCTGGAGCGTTTGCGCACCGAAGCCTTTGACGTCGCGCTGCTCGACGTGGTCATGCCGGAACTCGACGGGCTCGAGGTGCTGCGTCAGGTGCGCGAGGAGCCGCTCCCGCCGGAGATCATTGTCATTACCGGCAACGGCACCATCGAAACGGCCATCGCCGCGCTCAAGCTGGGGGCCTACGATTTTCTGTCCAAGCCCTATCGCATGGCGGAAATCGAAGTGCTGGTGCGGCGCGCCTGGGAAAAGCGCATGCTGGCGCGCGACAATGTGGTGCTGCGCTCGCAGCTCGATCGCCAGGCGCCTGCGCCGGTGTTCCTCACGCAGTTTGCGCCCCTGCTGGCCGTGCGACACATGCTCACCAAGGTGGCGGCCAGTACCTCACCCGTGCTCATCACCGGCGAGTCCGGCACCGGCAAGGACCTGGTGGCGCGGCTCCTGCACGCCGAGGGAGGCCGGCCGTCGGGGCCGTTCATTGCCATCAATTGCGCCGGCCTTGAGGAATCGCGACTCGAGCTCGAACTCTTTGGTGTGGAGAAGGGAGCCTATCCGGGCGCAGAGCAGCGCAAGCTCGGACTCTTCGAACTCGCGGCCGGCGGCACGCTCTACCTCGATAACGTCGGCGACCTCGATCTCAAGCTGCAGGGCAAGCTGCTGCGGGCGCTCGAGACCGGAAGCTTCTTCCGCGTCGGGGGCACCCAGCAGGTGGCCGTTGATGTGCGCGTGGTCGCCTCCACCACGCGCGATCTCAGTCGCATGGTGCAGGCCGAGACGTTTCGTGATGACCTGCTGCATCGCATCAACACCATTCGCATTGCGCTGCCGCCGCTACGCGATCGGGCCACCGACATCGCGCCCCTGGCTCGCCACTTCCTCGAGCTCCTCGCTCCACGCGCCGAACAGGGCCGACCGGCGCTGCGGCTCTCCGACGACGCGGTGGCCGCGCTCGAGCGCTACCGCTGGCCGGGCAACGTGCGCGAGCTGCGCAACGTGATGGAGCGGGCTGCGCTGCTGGCCACGCACGACACCGTGCAGGCCGGCGACCTGCCGCTTGGCACCGATGTGGGCGCGGCCGCGCGCCCCACGCCGGTGCAGGGGACCGCCCGTATTCCCGAGCCGGCGCCGATGGCGGCCACGATGACGACCACGATGACGAGTACGATGACGGCATCCGCGCCGAACGCCGGCGAGGTGCTTTCACTGGGCGAGCTCGAAAAGCGCCACATTCACGACGTGCTCGAACGCACCAACTGGCATCAGGGCCGCGCGGCGGACCTGCTGGGCATTTCGCCCAAGACCCTCTATCGCAAGATTCGCGAGTACGGCTTTGCGCGCCCGGGTGGGCGCAGCATCTGA
- a CDS encoding response regulator transcription factor, with protein sequence MKILVIEDDPTVGEFVRRGLEEQRWHADLCNNGLEGERLALSQPYDLIILDMRLPGRNGLDVLRTLRTRGFERPVLVLTAQDAVDAKVETLRAGADDYVTKPFAFEELLARAEALLRRPRAMASPQLKVGDLEVDLGTREVHRAGTQIELTPKEFAVLEYLMRHAGRVMSRTLITEYAWGYHFDPGTNIVDVVINHLRKKIDAPHEKKLITTVRGVGYMIRA encoded by the coding sequence ATGAAGATTCTCGTCATCGAGGACGATCCGACCGTCGGCGAGTTCGTGCGCCGCGGGCTCGAAGAGCAGCGCTGGCACGCGGACCTGTGCAACAACGGGCTCGAGGGTGAACGGCTGGCCTTGAGCCAGCCCTATGATCTCATCATCCTCGACATGCGGTTGCCCGGGCGCAACGGACTCGACGTGCTGCGCACCCTGCGCACGCGTGGCTTCGAGCGTCCGGTGCTGGTGCTCACCGCGCAGGACGCCGTGGACGCCAAGGTGGAAACCCTGCGTGCCGGCGCCGACGACTACGTCACCAAGCCCTTCGCCTTCGAGGAGCTGCTGGCGCGCGCCGAAGCCCTGCTGCGGCGTCCGCGTGCCATGGCCAGTCCCCAGCTCAAGGTCGGCGACCTCGAGGTGGACCTTGGGACGCGCGAGGTGCATCGGGCCGGCACGCAGATCGAGCTCACGCCCAAGGAGTTTGCGGTGCTCGAGTATCTCATGCGTCACGCCGGACGGGTCATGAGCCGCACGCTCATCACGGAGTACGCCTGGGGCTATCACTTCGATCCCGGCACCAACATCGTGGACGTGGTCATCAACCACCTGCGCAAGAAGATCGATGCGCCACACGAAAAGAAGCTCATCACCACGGTGCGTGGGGTGGGCTACATGATTCGCGCGTAA